From Fundidesulfovibrio terrae, a single genomic window includes:
- a CDS encoding zinc ribbon domain-containing protein, with protein MYQRQIEQLVMLQQVDGEIIALRSELENAPMEIQGLEKKFQDMEASRDIVKEKLGYLTDQLKRLENDMEEDHVRLKKSKSKMMMVGNSKEYHAMVREMDSLEKLNRSRDEEKAAFAEELERQTTADQDISGQVDTVRVELEAARAGLADRMNAAQKRLEVLGALRKEACKVLPPPILSRYEFIRSRLANPVIVSVDQGVCSGCNISIPPQAYIELQKGQQILSCPNCQRLIYWIQHIPGAEKPAEETAAAG; from the coding sequence ATGTACCAGAGACAGATCGAACAGTTGGTGATGCTCCAGCAGGTTGACGGCGAAATCATCGCCCTTCGCTCCGAGCTGGAAAACGCTCCCATGGAAATCCAGGGCCTGGAAAAGAAGTTCCAGGACATGGAAGCCTCCAGGGACATCGTCAAGGAAAAGCTCGGCTACCTGACCGACCAGCTCAAGCGGCTCGAGAACGACATGGAGGAAGACCATGTCCGCCTCAAGAAGTCCAAGAGCAAGATGATGATGGTGGGCAACTCCAAGGAATACCACGCCATGGTGCGCGAGATGGACAGCCTGGAGAAGCTCAACCGCTCCCGCGACGAGGAAAAGGCTGCCTTCGCCGAGGAGCTCGAGCGCCAGACCACCGCCGACCAGGATATTTCCGGCCAGGTGGATACCGTGCGCGTTGAGCTCGAAGCCGCCCGCGCGGGCCTGGCCGACCGCATGAACGCCGCCCAGAAGCGCCTCGAGGTGCTCGGCGCCCTGCGCAAGGAAGCCTGCAAGGTGCTGCCGCCGCCGATCCTGTCGCGCTACGAATTCATCCGCTCCCGCCTGGCCAACCCGGTCATCGTGTCCGTGGACCAGGGCGTGTGCTCGGGCTGCAACATCTCCATTCCGCCCCAGGCGTACATCGAACTGCAGAAGGGCCAGCAGATCCTCTCCTGCCCCAACTGCCAGCGCCTGATCTACTGGATCCAGCACATCCCCGGAGCGGAAAAGCCCGCCGAGGAAACCGCCGCCGCGGGCTAG
- the cysC gene encoding adenylyl-sulfate kinase, translating into MSFTVWFTGLSGSGKTAVSLVVEERLCAYGLPVVRLDGNELRARPEWSLGFSREDRIEHTHRLGDLALMHNLAGRVCLVAAIAPYAVARRAVRRRLGDFVEVHCAAPLDTLVAKDVKGIYAQALAGKLDDFTGISSPYEPPESPEVAVFAYEESVAQSADKVMKAIAEAVSRAVVARHLEAMV; encoded by the coding sequence ATGAGCTTCACCGTCTGGTTCACAGGGCTTTCCGGATCGGGCAAGACAGCGGTTTCGCTGGTCGTGGAGGAGCGGCTGTGCGCCTACGGGCTGCCGGTGGTACGCCTGGACGGCAACGAGCTGCGCGCCCGTCCCGAATGGAGCCTGGGATTTTCCCGCGAGGACCGCATCGAGCACACCCACCGCCTGGGCGACCTGGCGCTCATGCACAACCTGGCCGGGCGGGTCTGCCTGGTGGCGGCCATCGCGCCCTACGCCGTGGCGCGGCGTGCCGTGCGGCGCAGGCTGGGCGACTTCGTGGAGGTGCACTGCGCGGCTCCCCTGGACACCCTTGTGGCCAAGGACGTCAAGGGGATCTACGCCCAAGCCCTTGCCGGGAAACTTGATGATTTCACAGGGATAAGCTCCCCCTACGAGCCGCCGGAAAGCCCCGAGGTGGCGGTCTTCGCCTACGAGGAGTCCGTGGCTCAGAGCGCGGACAAGGTGATGAAGGCCATCGCGGAGGCGGTTAGCCGGGCGGTGGTGGCGCGCCACCTGGAGGCCATGGTCTAG